In Nocardia sp. NBC_00403, one DNA window encodes the following:
- a CDS encoding 50S ribosomal protein L25/general stress protein Ctc: protein MSDANVLEAAVRTEFGKGAARRTRRSGNVPAVLYGHAAEPQHLSLNARDFAAILREHGTNALLNLVIDGKKQLALTKSVVVHPIRRYIEHADLLIIKRGERVTADVQIVLTGEAASATLITQESTTLSIEADATKLPESIDVSIEGIEAGTQITAGGIELPSGVTLAGDPEALIVNIIAAPASAQETEEAAAAAAEGAAESAE, encoded by the coding sequence ATGTCCGACGCCAACGTTCTCGAAGCCGCCGTTCGTACGGAGTTCGGCAAGGGCGCCGCCCGCCGCACCCGTCGTTCCGGCAACGTCCCCGCCGTGCTGTACGGCCATGCCGCCGAACCGCAGCACCTTTCCCTCAACGCACGCGACTTCGCCGCCATCCTGCGTGAGCACGGCACCAACGCGCTGCTGAACCTCGTCATCGACGGCAAGAAGCAGCTCGCGCTGACCAAATCCGTTGTCGTGCACCCGATTCGCCGTTACATCGAGCACGCCGACCTGCTGATCATCAAGCGCGGTGAGCGCGTCACCGCCGATGTGCAGATCGTGCTGACCGGCGAGGCCGCCTCGGCCACCCTGATCACCCAGGAGAGCACCACCCTCTCCATCGAGGCCGACGCCACCAAGCTCCCCGAGTCCATCGATGTGTCGATCGAAGGCATCGAGGCGGGCACCCAGATCACCGCCGGTGGCATCGAGCTGCCGAGCGGCGTCACCCTGGCCGGCGATCCGGAAGCCCTGATCGTCAACATCATCGCCGCCCCGGCCTCCGCGCAGGAGACCGAGGAGGCCGCTGCGGCTGCCGCCGAGGGTGCTGCCGAGAGCGCCGAGTAA
- a CDS encoding nuclear transport factor 2 family protein has product MDQDAVSAIGRLKFRYLRALDTKSWEEFADTMVPEATATYSEYLQFESRDAFLAFMRNTLGPHVITEHRCDHPEIDVDGDTATGTWYLADTVLIPAHNMLLRGAAFYTDSYVRCGDGNWRISHTGYERTYEVVLSLSDLPSLRLTSSRWGLIAQEDGSFASVEREPTTPLRREPDAG; this is encoded by the coding sequence ATGGATCAGGATGCTGTGTCCGCCATCGGCCGGTTGAAGTTCCGATACCTGCGCGCCCTCGACACCAAATCGTGGGAAGAATTCGCCGACACCATGGTGCCGGAGGCAACGGCGACCTACAGCGAATACCTGCAGTTCGAGTCCCGCGATGCCTTCCTTGCCTTTATGCGCAACACCCTCGGTCCGCACGTCATCACCGAGCACCGATGCGATCATCCGGAGATCGATGTCGACGGTGACACCGCCACCGGTACTTGGTATCTCGCCGACACCGTGCTCATCCCGGCGCACAATATGCTGCTGCGCGGCGCGGCGTTCTACACCGACAGTTACGTGCGCTGCGGCGATGGCAACTGGCGCATATCGCACACCGGCTACGAGCGCACCTATGAGGTGGTCCTCTCGCTGAGCGACCTCCCGAGCCTGCGCCTGACCTCCAGTCGCTGGGGCCTCATCGCCCAGGAAGACGGCAGCTTCGCCTCGGTCGAACGAGAACCAACCACCCCGTTGCGGCGGGAGCCGGACGCCGGGTGA
- a CDS encoding peptide chain release factor 3 encodes MTASTEGVVAPTPRGLPAEVARRRTFAVISHPDAGKSTLTEALALHAKMISEAGAIHGKAGRRSTVSDWMEMEKARGISVSSTALQFNYRAAGSDVDNVINLVDTPGHSDFSEDTYRVLTAVDAAVMLIDAAKGLEPQTLKLFQVCRHRGIPVITVINKWDRPGQAPLELLDEIHERIGLTPTPLFLPVGIAGDFRGLLRRGPDGAAVEYIHFTRTAGGATIAPEESLTPESAEAREGEAWTTAAEESELLSATGQDHDQELFLAGQTSPVIYASAMLNFGVRQLLEALVALAPAPGSRPDVAGTARNTTDPFSAVVFKVQAGMDAAHRDRLAFMRIVSGEFERGMVVTHAQTGRPFATKYALTVFGRERSTVDTAYPGDVVGLVNATALAPGHTLFVDKKVEFPPIPSFAPEHFAVLRAESAGKYKQFRKAIDQLDSEGVVQVLRNDIRGDASPVLAAVGPMQFEVVTARMMAEFNVETRMENLAYTLARRTDAESAPELSRQRGVEVFTRSDGALLALFSDKWRLQYIEKEHPSLTLEPLVAAAD; translated from the coding sequence TTGACCGCCTCCACTGAGGGTGTCGTCGCGCCCACGCCGCGCGGGCTGCCCGCCGAGGTTGCCCGGCGCCGCACCTTCGCGGTGATCTCCCACCCCGACGCGGGCAAGTCGACGCTCACCGAGGCGCTCGCACTGCACGCCAAGATGATCTCCGAAGCGGGCGCGATCCACGGCAAGGCCGGACGCCGCTCGACGGTGTCGGACTGGATGGAGATGGAGAAGGCCCGTGGCATCTCGGTCTCCTCGACCGCGCTGCAGTTCAATTACCGCGCCGCGGGCTCCGATGTCGACAACGTGATCAACCTGGTCGACACCCCCGGTCACTCGGACTTCTCGGAGGACACCTACCGGGTGCTCACCGCCGTCGACGCCGCGGTCATGCTCATCGACGCCGCGAAGGGCCTGGAACCACAGACACTGAAGCTCTTCCAGGTGTGCCGCCACCGCGGCATCCCGGTGATCACCGTCATCAACAAGTGGGACCGGCCGGGCCAGGCACCGCTGGAACTGCTCGACGAGATCCACGAACGAATCGGCCTCACGCCGACCCCGCTGTTCCTGCCCGTCGGCATCGCAGGCGACTTCCGCGGCCTGCTGCGCCGCGGTCCCGACGGCGCCGCGGTCGAATACATCCACTTCACCCGCACCGCCGGCGGCGCGACCATCGCGCCGGAGGAATCGCTGACGCCGGAATCTGCCGAAGCGCGCGAGGGCGAAGCCTGGACCACGGCCGCCGAGGAGAGCGAATTGCTCTCGGCCACCGGACAGGACCACGATCAGGAACTGTTCCTCGCCGGTCAGACCTCACCTGTCATCTATGCCTCGGCGATGTTGAACTTCGGTGTCCGGCAGCTGCTGGAGGCACTGGTGGCGCTCGCGCCCGCACCCGGCTCGCGTCCCGATGTGGCGGGCACGGCGCGCAACACCACCGACCCGTTCAGCGCTGTGGTGTTCAAGGTGCAGGCGGGCATGGACGCGGCGCACCGCGACCGGCTGGCGTTCATGCGGATCGTCTCGGGCGAGTTCGAGCGCGGCATGGTGGTCACGCATGCCCAGACCGGCAGGCCCTTCGCGACGAAGTACGCGTTGACCGTGTTCGGCCGCGAACGTTCCACCGTCGACACCGCCTACCCCGGCGACGTGGTCGGCTTGGTCAACGCGACCGCGCTGGCGCCGGGACACACGTTGTTCGTGGACAAGAAGGTGGAGTTCCCGCCGATCCCGTCGTTCGCGCCGGAGCACTTCGCGGTGCTGCGCGCGGAGAGCGCGGGCAAATACAAGCAGTTCCGCAAGGCTATCGACCAGCTCGACTCCGAGGGCGTGGTGCAGGTGCTGCGCAATGACATCCGCGGCGACGCTTCCCCCGTGCTCGCGGCCGTCGGTCCGATGCAGTTCGAGGTGGTCACCGCCAGGATGATGGCGGAATTCAATGTGGAGACCAGGATGGAAAACCTGGCCTACACCTTGGCGCGGCGCACCGACGCCGAGTCGGCGCCCGAGCTGAGCCGTCAGCGCGGGGTGGAGGTCTTCACCCGCAGCGACGGCGCGCTGCTTGCGTTGTTCAGCGACAAGTGGCGGCTGCAGTACATCGAGAAGGAACACCCGAGCCTCACGCTGGAACCGCTGGTCGCCGCCGCCGACTGA
- a CDS encoding Abi-alpha family protein: MADDRTGQDVTRAGSRAVERSSDVEQRQISDEARLIRGVFRAAGLAAGTVVRGSQWAVNTSYEVTKEITQAALDGESSADIAERTGNALRSIARSALGVTEGSVREIVSYVPTSNGPAAQQAIGLGAPLHSASIEDLRRRGDALLARSADVYFSEDVHPAYDRILDELAPDEARILRFMALNGPQPSVDVRTNRPLGIGSELVTGDLTSVPEQAGVRYPDRSRTYLINLNRLGLTLTSEDPVVLSRYMVLEVQPEVEAALKKAGRAPKIVRKSLRLTEFGEDFCRTCFTIGS; this comes from the coding sequence GTGGCAGACGACAGGACCGGACAGGACGTGACCCGGGCCGGTTCCCGCGCGGTCGAGCGCAGCTCGGATGTCGAACAGCGGCAGATCAGCGATGAGGCACGGCTGATCCGCGGTGTGTTCCGGGCGGCAGGGCTGGCGGCGGGCACTGTGGTGCGCGGCAGTCAGTGGGCGGTGAACACCTCCTATGAGGTGACCAAGGAGATCACGCAGGCCGCGCTGGACGGAGAGTCTTCGGCCGATATCGCCGAGCGGACCGGCAATGCGCTGCGGTCTATCGCGCGCAGCGCGCTCGGCGTCACCGAGGGCTCGGTGCGCGAAATCGTCAGCTACGTACCGACTTCCAATGGCCCGGCCGCGCAGCAGGCGATCGGCCTGGGCGCGCCGCTGCATTCGGCCTCCATCGAGGACCTGCGCCGCCGCGGTGACGCGCTGCTGGCCCGCTCGGCGGATGTCTACTTCTCCGAGGACGTCCATCCGGCCTACGACCGCATTCTCGACGAGCTGGCTCCGGACGAGGCGCGCATTCTGCGCTTCATGGCGTTGAACGGTCCGCAGCCCTCGGTCGATGTGCGGACCAATCGGCCGCTGGGCATCGGCTCGGAGCTGGTGACCGGTGATCTGACCTCGGTGCCGGAGCAGGCCGGCGTCCGCTACCCCGATCGGTCGCGCACCTATCTGATCAACCTCAACCGGCTCGGGCTTACGCTGACCTCGGAAGATCCGGTGGTGCTCAGCCGCTACATGGTGCTGGAAGTGCAGCCCGAGGTCGAGGCGGCGCTGAAAAAAGCGGGCCGGGCGCCGAAGATCGTGCGCAAAAGTCTGCGTCTGACCGAGTTCGGCGAGGACTTCTGCCGCACCTGCTTCACGATCGGAAGTTGA
- a CDS encoding Abi-alpha family protein: MVVREPGGDGDDMQAVEPLEPAAPSKEIARRPITEIQFADESPTRGRQSGVRKTVRAATGVARVAVTAATEVAAWSFDTALGVGATVVRGSVAGVPPREVLAEAEAEVRDAVRRALRLPATPEPPDPAALPTLREQGAALLRLSASTQGEHSDSHPAFARMLADLTPDEARILRFLHLDGPQPSIDIRTGRPRGLGAERIMSGLNLIGEHAGLRFPNRIQQYLPNLRRLGLIEFVKEPVGNANRYQLLEAQSPVREVLKRSGFGTKVHYRSIALTGFGADFVQTCLPVVVQDGRTAGTS; the protein is encoded by the coding sequence ATGGTGGTGAGGGAACCCGGTGGCGACGGCGACGATATGCAGGCCGTCGAGCCTCTAGAGCCGGCTGCGCCGTCGAAGGAGATCGCGCGACGGCCCATCACCGAAATCCAGTTTGCGGACGAATCGCCAACGCGCGGAAGACAATCCGGCGTGCGCAAGACCGTGCGCGCGGCGACCGGCGTTGCGCGGGTCGCGGTGACCGCAGCCACCGAGGTCGCCGCGTGGAGCTTCGACACCGCACTCGGCGTCGGCGCGACGGTCGTGCGCGGCAGCGTCGCCGGTGTGCCACCACGGGAGGTCCTCGCGGAGGCAGAGGCCGAAGTGCGCGATGCGGTGCGCCGAGCGCTGCGCCTGCCCGCCACGCCGGAGCCGCCCGACCCCGCCGCGCTGCCCACCTTGCGCGAACAGGGCGCCGCGCTGCTGCGATTGTCGGCGAGCACGCAGGGGGAGCACAGCGACAGCCACCCAGCCTTCGCCAGGATGCTGGCGGACCTGACCCCCGACGAGGCACGCATCCTGCGTTTCCTGCACCTCGACGGGCCGCAGCCCTCGATCGATATCCGCACCGGCCGCCCGCGTGGCCTCGGCGCCGAACGAATCATGTCCGGACTCAACCTGATCGGCGAACACGCGGGACTGCGCTTCCCGAACCGCATTCAGCAATACCTGCCCAACCTGCGCAGGCTCGGCCTGATCGAGTTCGTCAAGGAACCGGTCGGCAACGCGAATCGCTACCAGCTCCTCGAAGCACAGTCCCCCGTGCGCGAGGTGCTCAAACGGTCCGGATTCGGCACCAAGGTGCACTACCGCAGCATCGCACTCACCGGCTTCGGCGCCGACTTCGTACAAACCTGCCTACCGGTCGTCGTCCAAGACGGCCGCACCGCAGGCACCAGCTGA